In Halichondria panicea chromosome 17, odHalPani1.1, whole genome shotgun sequence, a single window of DNA contains:
- the LOC135351874 gene encoding putative sodium-coupled neutral amino acid transporter 10 → MSSILRPTINLGNSILGVSILTMPWCFAQCGVVLGTLLLLLSALFTSWTCKMLLRAAHMTRQHSYETLGLAVYSSIGKLGIELSNIGLGIGTCVAFYIIIGDLLPPLVAKTLNLDWDPSILRGVLLVFSGVGVAFPLTLIRNLDRLSVLSIGSLIFYSFFIVQLVISSHSNLTAGVWSEVIWWRTSGVLKCLPIFSLAFCCQSQMFVIYMSLREGNVRKMTTIVDGSIAMVTVAYLSVAVFGYLSYYTVDIHGDVLANFPLNLLSQITRFGFAVTVMLSFPLIVFLCRVSINSLLFPEKNTELHVTTPIPQGRFVAITAGVMSSTLVLAILIPNIQTVLALVGATLGSLICFIFPGLFFNKVAGSNTDYTSRAKFCVGLGLSVLVLSTFVTLNTWSEESSVQSHIQPPPQQLDIVKFPPLPVDIHEIDKEMIEKDELQKKELPFEPVAKNPDSVIINEDKPVSKETKEMEKVHEKLEEKISELANKVDKLQEDNKDLRERQEEIDKVPVKDLKAAKDDKMLPKEPSKMDTPQREGDEEHVAVGNQVPSNNKADKTDETGKADKASDHVMKKRNEVEVTGHVIKSPDHVIKSASHKDPEELDKVELINQEKADDKYVVAKDVQVKEPIGVAKDYVGVAKDDMGVVNPAKDEVKIVNGELKEEFKAGHKNEPDEHNEAHLGGGRDLKNTS, encoded by the exons ATGAGTTCCATACTCCGGCCTACGATCAACCTTGGTAACTCCATCTTGGGAGTGTCCATCCTCACCATGCCGTGGTGCTTCGCCCAG TGTGGAGTTGTCCTCGGGACGTTGCTGCTGCTACTGAGTGCTCTGTTCACCAGCTGGACCTGCAAGATGCTACTAAGAGCAGCTCACATGACCAGGCAACACTCGTACGAGACACTAG GTCTGGCTGTGTATAGCAGTATCGGCAAGCTGGGCATCGAGTTGAGCAACATTGGACTGGGTATTGGCACCTGTGTTGCATTCTACATCATCATAGGGGACCTGCTGCCCCCTCTAGTGGCGAAGACCCTCAACCTCGACTGG GACCCCAGTATCCTCCGGGGGGTGCTCCTAGTGTTCTCcggggtgggtgtggcctttCCTCTCACTCTCATTCGTAACCTCGATCGTCTGAGTGTGCTTAGTATCGGCTCACTCATCTTCTACTCCTTCTTTATTGTTCAACTGGTCATCTCGTCTCATAGCAACCTAACTGCAGGGGTGTGGTCAGAAGTGATCTGGTGGCGCACCTCGGGCGTGTTAAAATGCCTGCCCATATTCTCCCTAGCATTCTGTTGTCAGAG tcagatGTTCGTCATCTACATGTCACTGCGGGAGGGCAATGTGAGGAAGATGACCACGATAGTGGACGGTTCCATTGCCATGGTTACAGTTGCCTATCTGTCG GTGGCTGTGTTTGGGTACTTGTCCTACTACACGGTTGATATCCATGGCGATGTACTGGCCAACTTCCCTCTCAATCTTCTCTCACAGATAACACGCTTTG GCTTTGCGGTGACTGTGATGTTGAGTTTCCCTCTGATAGTGTTCCTGTGCCGAGTCAGCATAAACTCACTGCTGTTTCCAGAGAAGAACACGGAACTACACGTAACCACGCCCATTCCACAGGGGAGGTTCGTGGCCATCACTGCCGGGGTCATGTCCTCCACTCTTGTACTAGCCATCCTCATACCAAACA tccagACGGTCCTGGCGCTGGTCGGTGCGACTCTTGGCTCTCTTATCTGCTTCATCTTCCCCGGCTTGTTTTTCAACAAGGTGGCTGGGTCCAACACAGACTACACCTCTAGAGCCAAG TTCTGTGTTGGTCTAGGTCTGTCAGTTCTTGTTCTTAGTACGTTTGTGACCCTCAACACATGGTCAGAGGAGAGCTCCGTACAATCGCACATCCAACCACCCCCTCAACAACTAGACATTGTCAAGTTTCCCCCTCTCCCAGTTGACATCCATGAAATTGACAAAGAAATGATTGAAAAAGATGAACTCCAAAAAAAAGAACTGCCCTTTGAACCTGTTGCCAAAAATCCTGACTCAGTAATTATTAATGAAGACAAACCTGTTTCCAAGGAAACCAAAGAGATGGAAAAGGTTCACGAAAAGCTCGAGGAGAAAATTTCAGAATTGGCCAATAAAGTTGACAAACTACAAGAGGATAATAAAGATCTGCGAGAGAGACAAGAAGAAATTGACAAGGTTCCAGTCAAAGATCTCAAGGCAGCAAAAGACGACAAAATGTTACCCAAAGAACCATCGAAAATGGACACACCTCAACGGGAAGGTGATGAAGAACACGTAGCCGTTGGTAACCAAGTGCCGTCCAATAACAAAGCCGACAAAACTGACGAAACCGGCAAAGCTGACAAAGCTTCTGATCATGTGATGAAGAAAAGAAATGAAGTTGAAGTTACTGGTCATGTGATCAAATCCCCTGATCATGTGATCAAGTCAGCATCTCATAAAGACCCCGAAGAATTGGATAAAGTGGAACTGATTAATCAAGAGAAAGCTGATGACAAATATGTGGTTGCAAAGGACGTTCAGGTAAAGGAACCAATAGGTGTGGCTAAGGATTATGTGGGGGTGGCTAAGGATGATATGGGTGTGGTAAACCCAGCCAAGGACGAGGTGAAGATTGTCAATGGCGAACTGAAGGAGGAATTTAAAGCTGGACATAAAAATGAACCTGATGAGCACAATGAAGCTCATTTAGGAGGTGGTAGAGACTTGAAGAATACTAGTTAG